DNA from Bacillus sp. Marseille-P3661:
TATCTGCAATTTCATCAACGATTGGCGGATTTATTAGTGCAGTCGCTCTTCTCTTTTTGGCACCACCGCTTTCGAAAATTTCCTTAATGTTTAGTTCTCCAGAATATTTTTTAATAGCTATATTTGGATTAACTATCATTGCAAGTGTGGCTGCAGATTCCTTAGCGAAGGGGCTTATTGGAGGGATTTTTGGATTATTAATTGGAACAGTGGGGATTGATCTTTTAACGGGGTATCCTAGATTCACCTTTGGATTTACATCTTTAGAATCAGGTGTTTCAATTATTCCAGCCATGATAGGTTTGTTTTCATTATCGCAAGTTATGATTCAAACAGAAAAACGTAAAAAGAAAGCAACTCATAAAAAAATGGGAGCAGTTAAAGGTAGAACATTGCCTACTTTAAAGGAATTCAAGCAAATTTTTGCGACTATAATTGGATCATCAGGTATTGGTACCTTTGTTGGTATGCTACCAGGTGCTGGCGGAGATATTGCAGCCTGGGTAAGTTATAATGAGGCAAAACGTTTTTCTAAAAATAAAGATAAATTTGGAAAAGGCCATATAGAAGGGGTTGCTGCACCAGAGGCGGCTAATAATGCGGTGACAGGTGGTTCATTAATTCCCTTATTAACGCTGGGTATTCCGGGTAACGTTCCGACAGCCGTTTTATTAGGTGGATTAATGGTTCAAGGTTTAGTTCCAGGGCGTGAATTATTTACAACGCATGCTAGCATTACTTATTCTATTATTTTCGGATTTATTATCGCTAATATATTAATGGGGATTATAGGGATACTTGGAGCGAAATATTTTGTTAAAGTATCAGGTGTTTCAGAGCGAATATTAGCACCGATCATTATCGGTTTTTGTGTCGTCGGTTCCTATGCAATTAGTAATAATATGTTTGATGTTTGGATTATGGTTGTTTTTGGGTTAATTGGATATATTATTCGAAAAACTGGATTCCATCCTGCACCCATTATTTTAGGAATCATCCTTGGTCCAATAGCTGAAAGTGGTTTTAGACAATCTCTCGTGATGGCTAAAGGAGATATTTTATCATATTACTTTTCCCGTCCGATTTCAGTTGTCTTAATTATTTTGGTGGTCTTAGCAATCGTTTCCCCTATGTTTATTAAGTGGATTCAGAAAAAAAATGCTACGTTAAATCAACAAAAAGAGATCATTTAGTACTCATGGGTTACGGATTATACTGAGAGGTTTACTGTTACTGATATCTGTGTAATTTGTACCCATTAGCCTACTTAACAATTAACAGTAAAATAAGTATTGTTATGGCTTTGGCAGAAATGGGCGTTACTATACTCTTGTCTATGGTGTAATATTTATTACATTATGTTATTATGTGGTTATATTTACTACGATGATGCAGATTGAACTTTGATCAAGCGATTAAAAGGAGTGGAGAAAATGATAAATGATTTACCAACGCTTTTATCAGATGAAATAATTAAAAGGGCGAAAAGCCTTAATACTACTGTTATATCTGACGTAATGGGATGTACAGGGGCTATGGATTATCAAATAAAACCAGTAGCAACAGGAATGAAAGTTGTTGGGACTGCACAAACGGTTAGTATGAGACCTGGTGATAATTTATTTCTTCATCAAGCCATTCATTCTGGAAAAAAAGGTTATGTCATAATAGCTGACGGAAAGGGCCATACTCAAAATGCGTACTTGGGTGAATTAATGGCTGGAGCGGCAAGGGCAAAAGGGCTTGAGGGAATCGTAATCGACGGCCTTGTACGTGATAAGGAGGCGCTAACGGAGTTAGGTTTTCCTATTTTTGCAAAAGGATTTATTCCCAATGGACCTTTTAAAGATGGCCCTGGGGAGTTGAATAGACCGGTTTCTTGTGGAGGGGTTCAAGTACAACCGGGTGATTTAATAGTGGGTGACGATGACGGTGTGATTGTTGTTCCAGTATATATGATTGAAGAAATACTTACTAAAGCCGAAAAGAAACTAGATTATGAGGAAC
Protein-coding regions in this window:
- a CDS encoding RraA family protein; protein product: MINDLPTLLSDEIIKRAKSLNTTVISDVMGCTGAMDYQIKPVATGMKVVGTAQTVSMRPGDNLFLHQAIHSGKKGYVIIADGKGHTQNAYLGELMAGAARAKGLEGIVIDGLVRDKEALTELGFPIFAKGFIPNGPFKDGPGELNRPVSCGGVQVQPGDLIVGDDDGVIVVPVYMIEEILTKAEKKLDYEEQRIKTIKDYEEKVKQGLSPDHSLEPSWLKESMKSFGL
- a CDS encoding tripartite tricarboxylate transporter permease yields the protein MEVGILSQVFSQLFTIQTLFALVLGVIGGIIIGSLPGLSATMAIALLIPITFGMDPVSGLTLLTAIYTSAIYGGSISAILIHTPGTPSSAATSLDGYKMTLNGQGAKALGISAISSTIGGFISAVALLFLAPPLSKISLMFSSPEYFLIAIFGLTIIASVAADSLAKGLIGGIFGLLIGTVGIDLLTGYPRFTFGFTSLESGVSIIPAMIGLFSLSQVMIQTEKRKKKATHKKMGAVKGRTLPTLKEFKQIFATIIGSSGIGTFVGMLPGAGGDIAAWVSYNEAKRFSKNKDKFGKGHIEGVAAPEAANNAVTGGSLIPLLTLGIPGNVPTAVLLGGLMVQGLVPGRELFTTHASITYSIIFGFIIANILMGIIGILGAKYFVKVSGVSERILAPIIIGFCVVGSYAISNNMFDVWIMVVFGLIGYIIRKTGFHPAPIILGIILGPIAESGFRQSLVMAKGDILSYYFSRPISVVLIILVVLAIVSPMFIKWIQKKNATLNQQKEII